One genomic segment of Spartinivicinus poritis includes these proteins:
- a CDS encoding 4-hydroxyproline epimerase, producing the protein MRKGTFFCVDAHTCGNPVRLIASGAPTLKGNTMSEKRQDFLQHHDWIRQALMFEPRGHSMMSGAIVYPPCSEAADAAILFVETSGCLPMCGHGTIGTVTAALEHGIIQPKTPGQLMLDVPAGQVRVEYQQTNNKITAVRIFNVPAYLAHSEVVINCPELGELIIDIAYGGNYYAIIDPQPNYNGLSSITVDKLLLYSPVIRQKLNEVVDCIHPLDSTVKGVSHVLWTGTPTQPNATARNAVFYGDRAIDRSPCGTGTSARMAQWVAKSKLMAGDQFIHESIIGSLFEGRVEAITEVGSYPAILPSIQGWAKVYGHNTIWVDADDPYCYGFEVK; encoded by the coding sequence ATGCGAAAAGGAACTTTCTTTTGTGTCGATGCCCACACCTGTGGCAATCCTGTTCGGTTAATTGCAAGTGGAGCCCCAACATTAAAGGGCAATACCATGAGCGAAAAACGCCAGGATTTTTTGCAGCATCATGACTGGATTCGTCAGGCGCTTATGTTTGAGCCTCGAGGCCATTCCATGATGTCAGGTGCCATCGTATATCCCCCTTGCAGTGAGGCAGCTGATGCCGCCATTTTATTTGTGGAGACCAGCGGCTGTTTACCTATGTGTGGACATGGAACCATCGGTACCGTGACTGCCGCACTGGAGCATGGCATTATTCAGCCCAAAACCCCAGGCCAGTTAATGTTAGATGTCCCTGCAGGACAGGTGCGTGTTGAATATCAGCAAACAAATAATAAAATCACTGCCGTCCGAATTTTCAATGTGCCTGCTTACCTTGCGCATTCAGAAGTAGTCATCAACTGTCCTGAGTTAGGCGAGTTAATAATCGATATTGCTTATGGGGGTAATTACTATGCGATTATTGACCCTCAACCTAATTATAACGGGCTGTCATCGATTACTGTCGATAAGCTGCTTTTATATAGTCCAGTTATACGACAAAAGCTCAATGAAGTGGTTGACTGTATTCACCCATTGGACAGTACAGTAAAAGGTGTTAGCCATGTATTATGGACAGGTACACCTACTCAACCCAATGCGACAGCGCGTAACGCTGTATTTTATGGTGATCGGGCCATTGATCGCTCCCCTTGTGGTACGGGTACCAGTGCTCGAATGGCTCAATGGGTAGCAAAAAGTAAATTAATGGCAGGGGATCAATTTATTCACGAAAGTATTATCGGGAGCTTATTTGAAGGACGAGTAGAAGCAATCACTGAAGTAGGCAGTTACCCTGCTATTTTGCCTAGTATCCAAGGGTGGGCAAAAGTGTATGGTCATAATACCATTTGGGTAGATGCAGATGACCCCTATTGTTATGGCTTTGAAGTAAAATAA
- a CDS encoding NAD(P)/FAD-dependent oxidoreductase, with translation MEQQTTIDVAVVGAGIVGICCACYLRQAGLKVLLLDRLPPAEGASKGNAGHFATEQVLPLASPHILTKIPAMLFNPLGPVAIQWQYLPQIFPWLLRFIWQARAYCFKQNIFALQALNEQALTSYQTLLKAAGIEHLVKTNGSMVVFESPTRFKASQLQFELMADHGVSINYLNGEQVREQEPNLSRQVTAGVLFPDTGHTINPYRLAMALYDYYRGIGGDFQCANVTGLYKNGDGCVIKVQATHQPANHEVNSQYKVPRLVLTTGAWSKQWVQQLTGIKVPLDTERGYHLMVPSAGHMLNMAVSSGERKFIMTPMEEGLRLAGTVEFAGLQRPANMKRADILFHHAKALLPELPNQQGERWMGFRPSLPDSLPVIDQDGPVYFAFGHQHLGLTLAAITGQLIQEMIQRAKPSVNLTPYRVTRFG, from the coding sequence ATGGAACAGCAGACAACAATTGATGTAGCTGTGGTTGGTGCAGGTATTGTGGGAATTTGCTGTGCCTGTTACTTAAGGCAAGCAGGGCTAAAGGTCTTATTGTTAGATCGCCTGCCACCTGCTGAAGGAGCATCAAAAGGGAATGCCGGCCACTTTGCCACAGAGCAGGTGTTACCCTTGGCTTCTCCCCATATTTTGACCAAAATCCCTGCCATGTTATTTAATCCATTAGGGCCTGTGGCTATTCAGTGGCAATATTTACCACAGATTTTTCCCTGGTTGTTACGATTTATCTGGCAAGCCCGTGCGTATTGCTTTAAGCAAAATATATTTGCATTACAAGCCTTAAATGAGCAAGCATTAACGAGTTACCAAACATTATTAAAAGCAGCGGGTATTGAGCACCTGGTAAAAACCAATGGCTCAATGGTCGTATTTGAGTCACCAACTCGTTTTAAAGCCAGTCAGTTACAATTTGAACTGATGGCTGACCACGGTGTGTCTATCAATTACCTAAATGGAGAACAGGTAAGAGAGCAAGAACCCAACCTTAGCAGACAAGTGACAGCAGGCGTGTTATTTCCTGATACAGGGCACACGATTAACCCTTATCGTTTAGCGATGGCTTTATACGACTACTATCGGGGAATAGGGGGGGATTTTCAGTGTGCTAATGTCACAGGGTTATACAAAAATGGAGATGGTTGTGTCATTAAGGTACAAGCCACTCATCAGCCAGCTAATCATGAAGTTAACAGTCAGTATAAAGTACCAAGACTAGTATTAACGACAGGAGCTTGGTCTAAACAGTGGGTACAACAATTGACGGGAATTAAGGTGCCATTAGATACTGAGCGTGGCTATCACTTAATGGTACCAAGTGCAGGTCATATGTTAAATATGGCAGTCTCTTCTGGTGAGCGAAAATTTATTATGACACCGATGGAAGAAGGCTTACGTTTAGCTGGAACAGTTGAGTTTGCTGGATTACAAAGGCCTGCGAATATGAAGCGGGCGGATATTTTATTTCATCATGCCAAAGCACTATTGCCGGAGTTACCCAATCAACAAGGGGAACGCTGGATGGGCTTTAGACCTTCATTACCCGATTCATTACCGGTGATTGACCAAGATGGGCCCGTTTATTTTGCATTTGGCCACCAACACTTGGGTTTAACCTTGGCAGCGATAACCGGTCAGTTAATTCAGGAAATGATTCAACGTGCAAAACCAAGTGTGAATTTAACCCCTTACCGGGTTACACGATTTGGTTGA
- a CDS encoding DUF4255 domain-containing protein, translating to MIDESVKFIVGQLNQSLKAQYDVSEDMVIISNLSDKSAVFTNNHLVAMLVNIERDTYPQHSIGNKHYNVLNGKRPVFLNLYLMFIATHEGEKYIEALRFISSTIEFFQDNPVFERSAYAEVPSSIEKMILDIENLNLRELHNIWTLVTGRYMPSVLYRVRTIPFDNGMTRPVTTIKETDSRVIK from the coding sequence ATGATCGACGAGTCGGTAAAGTTTATAGTTGGTCAGCTTAACCAAAGCCTTAAAGCTCAATATGATGTATCTGAGGATATGGTTATTATCTCTAACCTTTCGGATAAGTCAGCCGTTTTTACTAATAACCATTTAGTCGCAATGTTAGTCAACATTGAGCGTGATACTTATCCGCAGCATAGTATAGGCAATAAACATTATAATGTTTTAAATGGTAAGCGCCCTGTTTTTCTTAATCTTTATTTAATGTTCATTGCAACTCATGAAGGAGAGAAGTATATAGAAGCATTGAGATTTATTTCCAGTACGATCGAATTTTTTCAAGATAACCCTGTATTTGAGCGTTCAGCTTATGCTGAAGTACCAAGCTCAATTGAAAAAATGATATTGGATATTGAAAACTTAAATTTAAGAGAGCTTCACAATATATGGACATTGGTGACTGGCCGTTACATGCCTTCTGTATTATATCGGGTTAGAACGATACCATTTGATAATGGTATGACCAGGCCTGTGACCACTATTAAAGAAACAGATAGTCGTGTAATAAAGTAA